The region AACTGATCGCGCAGGGTCTGGATCAGGAAAAACTGATAGGCATGAACATCGGCGGGACTGTTTCCGTGGCCGGGATTAAAATTAAAATGGTGCAGGCCATGCATTCCTCTGTCACCGGGGCACCAGCAGGATACATTTTAACTTACGACGATGATTTCTGCGTCTATTTTGCAGGAGATACCGGCCTGTTCTCTTCCATGGAACTGTTCGGCAAACTGCACGATATCGATGTGGCCCTGCTGCCCACCGGAGGCTGGTTCACCATGGATTCAAAGGACGCGGCTTATGCCTGCAAACTCCTTAATTGCAAAAAAGCCATACCCATGCATTACGGGACATTCCCTATTCTGGAACAGGATGCTGTTAATTTTAAAGATGCATGCGCCGATTTTGCTCCAAAATGTACGGTTGTAGAATTAAAAATAGGCGTTGAGAAAGAAATTTAATCGGAAAAGCCGTAATAAAAGCGGTTTAAAAGCCCGGCAGAAATATTGAAGGCCCATGAGGAATTTAAACTTCCCGAAAGGCATCAAAAATCTGCTGTGCCCTTTTTTTTCCGATTCCCGGAACATTTGAGAGGTCTTCCACGGAGGCCTCTTTCATTTTCTGCACGGCACCGAACTCATCCCAGAGCAAGCGGGCCGTTTTAGGGCCGATTCCGGGCAGGGACAGCACCTCGCTTTGCAGAACCTGCTTTTTCCTTGATTTACGTTGCCTGCCGATAACAAACCGGTGCGCCTCATCACGAACCCGCTGTAGATAGAGAAGTTCAGGGCTACCGCCCTTTAGCGGCAGATGATTTTTACGTCCGGGGCGAAAGATGCGATCTTCCAGTTCACCTGCTTTACGGGTCGGTCCTTTGGCTATGGAGGCAAGATGCGGGATCGGTTCATCATACTTCCAGTTTTCGGCGAAAGCTTTCTCCACCGATGCCAGCTGACCTTTACCTCCATCTATTAATATAAGGTCCGCCCACGGAGGGCCGGAATCGATACGCTTGATCACCCAATGAAAAAGCGCCGCGTAGTCATCCGAGGAATGCTCAAGTTCTGGAAAAACATAAGTACGGTACTGGGATTTTTCCGGTTTACCTTCCTCAAACACCACCATGCCGACGCGCATCCCTTCACCACCGAGATGAGAAGCATCGATGCATTCAATGCGCTGAGGAGTCCCGGAAAGCTTCAATCTCACAGCCAGCAGGTCAAGGATGTTGTCGTTTTCCTTTTCCTTGAGGCCCAGCGCGGCATTTTTGCGAGCGATTTCCAGCAGCCGCTTTTCCTCACCGCTATGAGGAGTCACGATGCGTACCGTGGATTTGCTCCGTTCGCTGAGTAATTCCGCAGCGCCATACATATCGAATTCAAACGGGACGAAAATTTTTGGCGGTATAAATTTGGTTGCTGAATAAAACTGTGAGACAAAACTGTTCAGCACTTCCTCGCCGTCTTCGAGGCTTAAGCCAGGCCAAAAGAAATTCTTTTTGTCCAGCAGGCGCCCTTTTCTGATAAACAAAAGGCCCAGCCCTACTCCCTGCGAAGATTCAGCCAGCGCGATGACATCGATATCGGAACGCTCGCCGAGTACCACAGACTGTTTTTCCACAGTATTGCTGATCGCCTTGATCTGATCGCGAAATTTCGCGGCAAGCTCGAATTCCAGTGCTTCGGAAGCTGCTTCCATCTGACGGCGCAGTGAACCTATCAAATCTCCGGCTTTGCCGGAAAGCAGCATCTCCACTTGATGCACCAGTTCCATATAATCCTGCCGGGGAACAACATTCACGCACGGGCCGAGGCACTGGCCTATGTCATGATACAGGCATGGACGGACCCTGTTGCGGAAGGCAGAATCAGAACATTTACGAAGTGGAAAGACCTTCCCGAGCACTTTCCATGTTTCACGGGCAAAATAACTCGAGGTGTACGGACCGAAGTAGACGGAGCCATCGCGCACAACCTTGCGGGTTATGCGCAGACGCGGGTATTCTGATTTTTTATCAAGTTGAAAAAGCACATACTGTTTGTCATCACGCAGGACAACATTGTAGCGGGGCCGATGCTTCTTGATCAGACTGGCCTCAAGAAGAAGTGCTTCCTTTTCAGTTCCGGTAACAAGGGTGTCAATGGAGTGTATTTTAGATACCAGCACACGTGTTTTGGGAGTATGTTTATGCATGGCCCGAAAATATGATGCCAACCGCTTACGCAATTCGCGGGCCTTTCCTACATATATAATACGTCCTGATGAATCTTTCATCAGATACACACCGGGTAAAGCCGGAAAATCGACACTTTTGAACTCGAAACTCATAATCTTATGCCTGTATAAATTTTTAAACTCGGCCTGATAGCTGCTTTTAAAAAGCTATCTCCCCAATTATTCGTTGTCAACAAAGGGTTTCTGCTGGGATTTAAAAAGTCTAGAAAATATCTAATCTTAGATACGTTAAGAGCGAGTATAAAAATTTATACGGTAAAAAAATTTTTACTTTAGTCAAAAAAATGTAATTTTTCGCTTGCAATGGGATTGCTGAACAGCTAGAACAGTTCGTGAAGGTAGGCGTCAAGCAATAATGCTATTTAACATTTATTCAGCAAAAGGATAAAAATAATGAAAAAAATTGCTATTCTCGCAGCTCTGGCCGTTCTGGTCATGGGCTTCGCAGCAACCGCATCTGCAGTTGATCTGGACGCAAAAGGCCAGTTTCAGTTCCAGATGAACTTCATGGATAACACAGCCAACATGCTTTCCAACAAAAAAGCATCTACCTCAGCAACCACCGGTGACAGTGAAGACGACCTGAACTTCTGGTTCCGTGCTCGTACTGAATTCCGTTTCATCGCAAACGAAAACCTGTGGGCTGTACTGTACACTCAGTACAAAACCCGCCTCGGCTCTGCTAACAACGCTAACGTTGACGGTAACTCTGGCGCTACCGGTTCTCAGTTGACCGTTAAACGTGCTTACATGCAGTACCGTTTCCCCGGCACCGAAGTTCTGACTTCTGCTGGTATCATGTCCATCAACCTCCCCGGCGCTGCCGCTGGTTCCATGGTTTTGGGTGACTCTGACCTCGGTACTTTCCAGGTTTCTACTCCTATCACCGACCAGATCTCTCTCGCCGGTGCTTTCGTTCGTGTTGCTGACCTTAACAATGGTGAAACCATTGAAAGCAACGATGAAATGGACGTTTTCTACGCAGCTGCTCCCATCACCATCGATGGTCTCTCTGCTACCCCTTACTTCGCATACTCCACCATCGGTAAAAACAGTGGTGGTGCTTCCGGCCTTCAGGGCCCCGCTGGCGACGCATACAACAAAAATGCTAACGCATGGTGGCTTGGTACTACTTTCTCCATGGACATGTTTGATCCCATCGTTTTCGATGCAGACATCGTTTATGGTGATGTAGACGCTAACCAGAAGCATAACGACCGTTCCGGTCTGCTCTTCGACGCAGCCCTGACCTACACCGGTCTGGACTTCGTACAGCCCAAACTCGTATTTGCATACACCACCGGTGAAGACGACAAAACCGACAACGGTTCTGAACGTCTGCCTGTTATCGCTAACGACTGGGCTTTCGGTACTACCTACTTCGGTGGTTCCGCACTGACTTCTGCTGATATGAACAACGATGAACAGCTCGGTTTCTGGACCATCGGTCTCTCTCTCGAAAAGATCTCCTTTTTCGACAAACTGAGCCACGACATCCACGTTCTGTATGTTCAGGGTACTAACGATAAAGACCTGTTCAGTACTGCTGGTAAAGTTGCTGCTGTTAAAGCTACTGGTAACATCGCTGCAAACGGCGACTACCTCACCACTAAAGACCACGTTTTCGAAGTTGACTTCAACACCAACTACCAGATCTACGACGAACTGGCAGCTATCGTTGAATTCGGTTACGTTGACGTAGACCTCGACAAGGGTGTTTGGGAAGACAACTTCGGCGCCGCAGATGTTGACTTCGATCCTGCTCTCAAACTCGCAGTTGGTCTCGTTTACGCATTCTAAGAAACCTTAGAATAACAGCATAGTCTTGACGCCGGGGGCCGGGAGTTTATACTCCCGGCCCTTTTTTATTTACAGGCAAGCCCTCCTATTACACTCGACTTTTGACGAGCATTAAGATATGGGTCAGAACATCTTATAAACATCTCTTCGTATTTTTACGCATCAATCACACCCATCAAGTTAAGGACAATTCTATGCCTTGCAGAGATATTACATATTCCGGTCAGCAGGACTGGTCGGAAATCCAAAAATGGCTCGAACTCAGAGTCAATCCTGACAGCAAAGTTGACTCCATTGTCAAAGACATTCTCTCCAATGTAAAAACCGAGGGCGATCAGGCTCTGGTCGATTACACCAAAAAATTCGACTGCCCTGATTTTACCCATTCCATGCTTAAGGTCAGCGTTGACCAGCGTCGCCTTGCCTATGCGGAAATCGAATCACAGGATCTTGAGATAATCGAAGAAGCGATCCGCAACATCAGAAATTTCCACCGCAGACAAGTAGAAGAATCATGGTGGACCACCGGAGAAGACGGAACCATTCTCGGACAGCTGGTGCGCCCGGTTGACAGGGTCGGTCTGTATGTTCCCGGCGGTCAGGGCGGCGAGACACCGCTTATTTCCAGCATGATTATGAACGCAGTTCCCGCACAGGTTGCCGGAGTAAAAGAAATTGCGGTAATCTCCCCTCCGCGTAAAGACGGTAGCCTAAATCCCTACATCCTCGCCACGGCGCAGGAGCTGGGTATTAATGAAATTTACGCTTCCGGATCGGCATGGGCCATCGGCGGCCTTGCCTACGGAACCCAGACAATCGCACCTTGTGATGTGATCGCCGGACCGGGCAATATCTTTGTTGCCACAGCCAAAGGGCAGCTCGTAGGCGAAGTGGGAATCGACATGATTGCCGGCCCCAGTGAAGTAGCCATCCTTGCTGACGGAGATTCCGATCCGGCATGGATTGCGGCAGATCTTCTTTCGCAGGCCGAGCATGATCCTCTCGCCTCTTCTATTCTCGTGACATGGGATGATGAACTGGGCGTTAAGGTCAAATACGAGCTCAAAAAACAGGCAGACCTTCTTCCGCGTGGAGAAATCGCGCTTAAATCACTTGAAGAATGGGGCGCTATCGTTAAGGTTCCGGATCTCGAAACCGGAATTGACTTTGTTAATAATATGGCACCCGAACATCTGGAGCTGGCTTTTGAAGACCCATGGGCAGCTATCGGCAGGATCAAACATGCCGGGGCTATTTTTATGGGGCACTTTACTCCGGAACCGGTCGGTGATTATTTCGCTGGTCCTAACCACGTTCTGCCCACAGTTGGAACGGCCAGATTTTCTTCCGCGCTTTCCGTGGGAACCTTTACTAAAAAAACCAGTCTGATCTACACAGATCAGAATTACGTCAACCGCCATGGCGGGAAAATAGCAAGACTGGCCAGACTCGAAGGACTTGAAGCTCACGCCCGTTCCGTTGAGACAAGATTAAAAAACTGATTCGCTCACGCGTTCTTAAATGAATGGACAAGAATCATATTAACAAAAAAGAGGATACACTGATGTCCAAACATGTAGTTGAAACTGATATTAAAGAACTCAATCTTCTTTCCCGCGGCAAAGTCCGCGATATTTATGAAGTGGATGATGATAAACTCCTGCTGGTCACCACCGACAGAATCTCAGCTTATGATGTCATCATGCCTACTCCCATCGACGATAAAGGCAAAATCCTGAACCAGATCACCCTGTTCTGGATGGATATGTTCAAAGATATTGTCCCCAACCACTTGATCGCATCCAAAGTGGATGACTATCCGGAAGTACTTCACAAATACCGTGAGCAGCTTGAAGGACGCTCTGTACTGGTCAAAAAAGCCAAGCCCCTGCCTATTGAATGCATTGTGCGTGGATACATAACAGGATCAGGCTGGAAGGATTACCAGAAAACAGGCGAAGTCTGCGGCCATAAACTTCCTGAAGGCCTGAAAGAATCTGAGATGCTTGAACAGCCCCTGTTCACTCCTTCCACCAAAGCTGAGCTGGGCGAGCATGATGAAAATATTTCCGTTGAAAAAGCCATGGAAATGCTCGGTGAAGATCTGCTTAAAAAAGTTCAGGACGTAACACTTTCTATCTATAAACGTGGCCGTGATTATGCCCGCGAAAAAGGGATCATCATAGCAGATACCAAGTTTGAATTCGGCTTGATTGATGGCGAACTGATACTCATCGATGAAGTACTGACCCCTGATTCATCACGTTTCTGGCCTATGAATGGCTATGAAGCCGGAAAATCCCAGCCTAGTTTCGATAAACAGTTCCTGCGTGACTGGCTGACTGAAATCGAGTTTAACAAACAGCCTCCGGCCCCTGAAGTTCCTGCTGAAATCGCCGGCAAAACCCGTGATAAATACATGGAAGCGTTTACCCTCTTGACTGAAAGCAAACTTGACGCTTAAGTTATTGCGCTACAGCTATTAAGATTAATGATGCCTCCGGCGTGATTTCTTGGCATGTCTGTATCCGGTCTAATAAGTTAAACTAATGCGGCTCTACGGACTGAACAGCTCAAAGAGATCGAAAGTACGAGAGGAAAAAAAAGGAGACATAAATGCTTTTGGAAGGAAAAAAGGCACTGATTTTCGGTGTAGCTAATAAAAAAAGCATTGCTTACGGCATCGCTAAGCAGTTTAAGGAACAGGGAGCCAAGCTGGCTTTCAGCTATGTGAACGATGCTATCCAGAAACGCGTTGAGCCTATCAGCGAAGAACTGGGCGGAGAATTCACTTTTCAGTGTGACGTGCAGAGTGATGAAAGCATCGCGGCTTCCGTTGAAGAAGTGAAAAAACAGTGGGGAGATATCGATATCCTCATTCATTCCGTTGCCTTTGCAAACCGGGATGATCTTAAGAACCGCTATATTGAAACTTCACGCGATGGTTTCCATCTTGCTATGGATGTTTCCGCATACTCTCTGGTCAGCCTTTGCAACGCTTACGAATCGATGATTAATTCCGGTGGTTCCGTAATGGCGATGACTTATCTCGGTTCAAGCAGGGTAATCACCAACTATAATGTTATGGGTGTGGCTAAAGCGACTCTTGAAGCAAGCGTCCGCTATCTTGCCGTTGACCTCGGTGAGAAAAATGTCCGCATCAATGCTATAAGCGCCGGTCCTATCAAGACCCTGGCTGCTTCCGGTATATCCAGCTTTAAAGACATTTTCCGTCACATTGAAGAAAGGGCTCCCCTTAAACGCAATGTGACAACCGAAGATGTAGGTAAAACCGCTGTTTATTATGCATCCGATCTTTCCGCCGGAGTAACCGGGGAAACTCATTTCGTGGATTGCGGCTACAATATCCTTGGAATTTAATCGTTACAGGCAGGTTTGCGATTCAGTGCTTAAAAGCCCTTTTCTGCGCTGCCTAAGCCTTTAAAAGTTCAAAAGCCGGAAGTATTATTGCTTCCGGCTTTTTTATTTTTCATATATAGTCTCAAACCAGCTTGACATGAGTACGCGAAGGGAATAAGTATCCCTTCTTGCCTTGCCCTTATATTAGGAAAGGGCCATAGACCATAAGGAGGAGTTAATAATGCTCAGAAAGTATGAAGTACTTTTGCTTTTGAGCCCTGAACTTGCGAGCGACAGCCGTAAGGAAATCGTAGAGGGACTCATCGCAATTATCGACCGCGAAGGCGGAAAAATGGATGAGACCGACGATTGGGGTTCCCGCCAGTTGGCTTACCCTGTCCAGAACCAGACCCGTGGATACTATGTCCGCCTCGTTTTCGACGCACCCGGTCCGCTGGTTGCAGAACTCGAACGCAACATTCGTATCACCGATGGTATCTTCAAGTTCGTAACTGTTAAACTTGATGAAACCGTAAAGGCAGAGGAGGCTTAATCATGGCATTCAAAAGAAAATTCACACCCAAAAGAAAGTTCTGCCGCTTCTGTGCGGATAAGAACCTTCCCCTCGATTATAAACGTCCTGACATTCTCAGAGACTTCGTAACCGAGCGCGGCAAAATTATTGCCCGCAGAATTACCGGTACATGCGCCAAGCATCAGCGTCGTCTGACCACTGAAATCAAGCGTTCCAGACAGATGGCTCTCATGCACTACACCACTGTGCACAGCACTGATGTAAAGAAAAAGAGCATCTAGGGGGATCACATGAAACTTATTTTACGTGCCGATGTAGACTCCCTTGGTAGCCTTGGTGACATCGTATCAGTTAAATCCGGTTATGGCCGTAACTACCTGATTCCTCAGGGACTGGCCATGCCTGCTTCCGAAGCTAACCTCAAGCAGTTCGAGCTTGAAAAAAGAAAGCTTCAGGAAATGGCTGATAACCTGCGCACTCAGGCTGAAGGTCTCAGAGACAAACTGGCTGAAGTTGAAGCTAAAATCGAAGTTCGCGTTGGTGAAGGCGATAAACTGTACGGTTCCGTAACCGCAGTTAACATTGCTGAAGCTCTCGCTGAAATGGATTTCGATATTGACCGCAGAAAAATCCTGCTGGGCGAACCTATCCGTTCTCTCGGTGAATATGCTATCGAAATCAAACTCCACCCCGAAGTTCGCGGTGAAGTAAAACTGGTCGTAGCCAAAGTTGGCGGACTGGTTGAAGAAGAGCCCGCTGAAGAGGTTGAAGCTCCCGCTGAAACCGAAGCGCCCGTAGCTGAAGCAGATGCAGAAGCAGAAGCAGAAGCGTAGATCCGGCTCAGACTACAATTCGGGCGGAGCGTCTAACGACGCTTCGTCCGATCTTTTGCGTAAAGTCCCGCCCCATAACCTTGAAGCCGAACAGGCTGTTCTTGGCGGAGTCTTCTTAAGCAATACAATATTTAACGACCTCATTGATGTAGTCAAGTCCGACGACTTCTACTCCCCTGCCCATCGGGAAATTTTCCGCTCCTTTGAAGCTCTCTACACACGCAATGCCCCCATAGATCTGATCACTGTTCAGGAATACCTGACCGCCAGTGACAAAATAGATTCTGTTGGAGGAGCTGTTTATCTTGCTGAGCTATCCAATTCCGTTGTCAGCTCCGCAAATGCCCTGCACCATGCTGAAATCGTAGCTGAAAAATCTATTCAACGCAGTCTGATCGATGCAGCCGCTAATATTATTAATGAGAGCTTTGATACTCAGGATGTAAAGGAACTTCTGGACCATTCCGAGCAGTCAATCTTCGATATTACCGATTCCAAAAAGAATACAACCCTTAAGGGCAGCAAGGCTATTATTACCGAGGTTTTTCAAGACCTTGAAAAAAGAGTTAATCAGTCTTCATTAATTACCGGAATACCGACAACTTATCACAAATTTGATGAGATGACTGCTGGTCTGCAAAATTCCGACCTGATTATCATCGCCGGGCGTCCCAGTATGGGGAAAACCGCATTCGCGCTGAACGTAGCCATGCGTGCCGCCCTTCATTCCGGAGTCACCACCGCTGTTTTCTCACTTGAAATGGCAATGGGTCAGTTGATGACCCGTATGCTGGCTTGTCACGGTAAAGTTGATCTGTCTCGTTTAAGAACAGGCCAGCTTGATGACGAAGACTGGGCCAAGCTTTATGATGCAGCAGATGACTTGACACAATCACCTATTTTTATTGATGATACCCCTGCTATTTCCACAATGGAATTACGCGCTCGATGCAGACGGTTAAAATCTCAACATAATCTTGGTCTGGTTATGGTTGATTACCTGCA is a window of Maridesulfovibrio sp. DNA encoding:
- the hisD gene encoding histidinol dehydrogenase: MPCRDITYSGQQDWSEIQKWLELRVNPDSKVDSIVKDILSNVKTEGDQALVDYTKKFDCPDFTHSMLKVSVDQRRLAYAEIESQDLEIIEEAIRNIRNFHRRQVEESWWTTGEDGTILGQLVRPVDRVGLYVPGGQGGETPLISSMIMNAVPAQVAGVKEIAVISPPRKDGSLNPYILATAQELGINEIYASGSAWAIGGLAYGTQTIAPCDVIAGPGNIFVATAKGQLVGEVGIDMIAGPSEVAILADGDSDPAWIAADLLSQAEHDPLASSILVTWDDELGVKVKYELKKQADLLPRGEIALKSLEEWGAIVKVPDLETGIDFVNNMAPEHLELAFEDPWAAIGRIKHAGAIFMGHFTPEPVGDYFAGPNHVLPTVGTARFSSALSVGTFTKKTSLIYTDQNYVNRHGGKIARLARLEGLEAHARSVETRLKN
- the uvrC gene encoding excinuclease ABC subunit UvrC, yielding MSFEFKSVDFPALPGVYLMKDSSGRIIYVGKARELRKRLASYFRAMHKHTPKTRVLVSKIHSIDTLVTGTEKEALLLEASLIKKHRPRYNVVLRDDKQYVLFQLDKKSEYPRLRITRKVVRDGSVYFGPYTSSYFARETWKVLGKVFPLRKCSDSAFRNRVRPCLYHDIGQCLGPCVNVVPRQDYMELVHQVEMLLSGKAGDLIGSLRRQMEAASEALEFELAAKFRDQIKAISNTVEKQSVVLGERSDIDVIALAESSQGVGLGLLFIRKGRLLDKKNFFWPGLSLEDGEEVLNSFVSQFYSATKFIPPKIFVPFEFDMYGAAELLSERSKSTVRIVTPHSGEEKRLLEIARKNAALGLKEKENDNILDLLAVRLKLSGTPQRIECIDASHLGGEGMRVGMVVFEEGKPEKSQYRTYVFPELEHSSDDYAALFHWVIKRIDSGPPWADLILIDGGKGQLASVEKAFAENWKYDEPIPHLASIAKGPTRKAGELEDRIFRPGRKNHLPLKGGSPELLYLQRVRDEAHRFVIGRQRKSRKKQVLQSEVLSLPGIGPKTARLLWDEFGAVQKMKEASVEDLSNVPGIGKKRAQQIFDAFREV
- the rplI gene encoding 50S ribosomal protein L9 — protein: MKLILRADVDSLGSLGDIVSVKSGYGRNYLIPQGLAMPASEANLKQFELEKRKLQEMADNLRTQAEGLRDKLAEVEAKIEVRVGEGDKLYGSVTAVNIAEALAEMDFDIDRRKILLGEPIRSLGEYAIEIKLHPEVRGEVKLVVAKVGGLVEEEPAEEVEAPAETEAPVAEADAEAEAEA
- a CDS encoding phosphoribosylaminoimidazolesuccinocarboxamide synthase, which encodes MSKHVVETDIKELNLLSRGKVRDIYEVDDDKLLLVTTDRISAYDVIMPTPIDDKGKILNQITLFWMDMFKDIVPNHLIASKVDDYPEVLHKYREQLEGRSVLVKKAKPLPIECIVRGYITGSGWKDYQKTGEVCGHKLPEGLKESEMLEQPLFTPSTKAELGEHDENISVEKAMEMLGEDLLKKVQDVTLSIYKRGRDYAREKGIIIADTKFEFGLIDGELILIDEVLTPDSSRFWPMNGYEAGKSQPSFDKQFLRDWLTEIEFNKQPPAPEVPAEIAGKTRDKYMEAFTLLTESKLDA
- a CDS encoding metal-dependent hydrolase, which codes for MQHRFTWNGHSNFTIKSGDKTIIIDPFFEGNPKASTTWESISEADAVLVTHDHGDHIGQAVEICKATGATLVCIFDLLEKLIAQGLDQEKLIGMNIGGTVSVAGIKIKMVQAMHSSVTGAPAGYILTYDDDFCVYFAGDTGLFSSMELFGKLHDIDVALLPTGGWFTMDSKDAAYACKLLNCKKAIPMHYGTFPILEQDAVNFKDACADFAPKCTVVELKIGVEKEI
- the rpsF gene encoding 30S ribosomal protein S6; this translates as MLRKYEVLLLLSPELASDSRKEIVEGLIAIIDREGGKMDETDDWGSRQLAYPVQNQTRGYYVRLVFDAPGPLVAELERNIRITDGIFKFVTVKLDETVKAEEA
- the dnaB gene encoding replicative DNA helicase, with the translated sequence MQKQKQKRRSGSDYNSGGASNDASSDLLRKVPPHNLEAEQAVLGGVFLSNTIFNDLIDVVKSDDFYSPAHREIFRSFEALYTRNAPIDLITVQEYLTASDKIDSVGGAVYLAELSNSVVSSANALHHAEIVAEKSIQRSLIDAAANIINESFDTQDVKELLDHSEQSIFDITDSKKNTTLKGSKAIITEVFQDLEKRVNQSSLITGIPTTYHKFDEMTAGLQNSDLIIIAGRPSMGKTAFALNVAMRAALHSGVTTAVFSLEMAMGQLMTRMLACHGKVDLSRLRTGQLDDEDWAKLYDAADDLTQSPIFIDDTPAISTMELRARCRRLKSQHNLGLVMVDYLQLMRSSARTDSREQEISDISRTLKALAKELQIPVIALSQLNRKVEERTDKRPMMSDLRESGAIEQDADIILFLYREDFYNKKEDKPLTNKAEVIIGKQRNGPTGIVELAFLGPYTAFENLAAEPYPSEYDDE
- a CDS encoding enoyl-ACP reductase — its product is MLLEGKKALIFGVANKKSIAYGIAKQFKEQGAKLAFSYVNDAIQKRVEPISEELGGEFTFQCDVQSDESIAASVEEVKKQWGDIDILIHSVAFANRDDLKNRYIETSRDGFHLAMDVSAYSLVSLCNAYESMINSGGSVMAMTYLGSSRVITNYNVMGVAKATLEASVRYLAVDLGEKNVRINAISAGPIKTLAASGISSFKDIFRHIEERAPLKRNVTTEDVGKTAVYYASDLSAGVTGETHFVDCGYNILGI
- the rpsR gene encoding 30S ribosomal protein S18; translated protein: MAFKRKFTPKRKFCRFCADKNLPLDYKRPDILRDFVTERGKIIARRITGTCAKHQRRLTTEIKRSRQMALMHYTTVHSTDVKKKSI
- a CDS encoding outer membrane homotrimeric porin; the protein is MKKIAILAALAVLVMGFAATASAVDLDAKGQFQFQMNFMDNTANMLSNKKASTSATTGDSEDDLNFWFRARTEFRFIANENLWAVLYTQYKTRLGSANNANVDGNSGATGSQLTVKRAYMQYRFPGTEVLTSAGIMSINLPGAAAGSMVLGDSDLGTFQVSTPITDQISLAGAFVRVADLNNGETIESNDEMDVFYAAAPITIDGLSATPYFAYSTIGKNSGGASGLQGPAGDAYNKNANAWWLGTTFSMDMFDPIVFDADIVYGDVDANQKHNDRSGLLFDAALTYTGLDFVQPKLVFAYTTGEDDKTDNGSERLPVIANDWAFGTTYFGGSALTSADMNNDEQLGFWTIGLSLEKISFFDKLSHDIHVLYVQGTNDKDLFSTAGKVAAVKATGNIAANGDYLTTKDHVFEVDFNTNYQIYDELAAIVEFGYVDVDLDKGVWEDNFGAADVDFDPALKLAVGLVYAF